Within the Sarcophilus harrisii chromosome 2, mSarHar1.11, whole genome shotgun sequence genome, the region aTGGGGTCATAAGTCAAGTGGGGGATACTCAATTTTGTTCTGCACCTGAGTTAACTCTAAGCCTctcattattgttgctcattagtTTCAGAAACTTTGTTATCACTTCCCAACAAGCTATTATCTGATAGCCAGCTATTTTTGTGGCCTTAGCATCCTGGTCATATAGAGATATATCATTTTTAACTAGATCCCTCCCAAGATCAGGTGACCTTAGGGTTATTGCTACATCTTTCCTAAGGGATGCAccatatcactttctttttttgtcttcccaGAGTATACCTCTCAGGCTTAAGACAAAGTATGACTTAAGAcaaagttcttaacttttttgtgtgtgtgttgtggatATCTTTGGTAGTCTGAGGaagctaagaatttttttttaaatttcataatagacagaaatgttaatgaaaagttgttgaaaataaaaatgtaatccaAGTTCATAGCCCCCTGAAATCTGTTCCCGGTCTCCTGATGGATAATTAAAACAGTTAAGAATCTCTGCATTAAGGGAAAATCTTTCTTCCCCTGGGAAATCTCCCTCACACATCCTGAAATCAATTGCAGATCTCTTTGGTTCAATCCAGAAGCTTAGAGAACAAGGGCCTAATGGGTAAGACACACTTCCATTTATACCATCTTCCTCACAGGCTTTTTGTCTGGAAAGTTGTGTCAACtcaaagcactctataaatatgAGTTACTTGATGACCATCATTGCTGACATCCACTTTTCCATACactacttcatttgatcttcacttcAGCCCTGCAAAATAGGGACTACAGGTATTACCATCGCCGTTTTGTAAATGAGGACATAAAtctcagagagattaagggatATGTTTATAGCCTTCCGACTAATATGTGCCCGAGGCAGGATTCAATCCCTGTTTCTTTTGGCCCTGAGACTGTCTCCCTATTATGTGACCACATTAGGAGAGATTGATCTGCAAAAACCAATATTATAATGAGCCGTGACTCTGGGGAGATGCTTCCCAGCACTGTTCTTGAGCTTTCCTTACCCTTCTGCCAATGAGGCTTGAGGAGGTGGAAGAAGAGGAATTGGGATGGTTGGTGTGTGTTTGCAGGAGTGGTCATTCTCCTAGTCACTTAGATCATTTGTCCTCCGATCAGTAAGTAATAGAGGGCTCCTAAAAAATGGAAGGCAAACACAGGTCTCCTTCCAAAACGGAGTGTAGGCTGCTTTGAGAGAGAAGTACCAGGTGGCAATTCCTGAACCCAGAAAAATGGGTCTCAGAACCCCTAGTTTAGAAAGTGTGATGGTACCAAAAAATCCCAGTTCCCTTCCAATCTCCCTATGAACATCTAGCAGCCCTccttttatttattccattttcttctcaacaTGGAAAGAGTtagtaatttctttttccctaatcCCTGGGAACTGGAATAGAACATCCTACTCTCTTTTCCCTGCCTTCTCCCATTTCCAAAGAAGTCTCAAATGAAATCTGTCCCCTCAAAATTACCCCACAAATTACAAGACACAAGTTATTAGGATTTAAAACTGTAAAGAACTCTGGAAGTCATTAATAgccttaatttacagatgaggaaattcaggcccAGAGAAATAGGTCACACAATCAGTATCAGAATCCAGTTCTTGGGACTCTAAATCCGGTGAGTGCTCTTTCTAGTGCATTTGTTATTTACCAGCTGGGTATTACTCTGATTCTCAACCCTAGAGTTGCCCTCCTGCCTCTTTATTCTCTCCATTACCTTCTGCTCTGTTCTCAGCTTCCCTCatacttttattttccccaagtcaTTTGATCTTCGAAGACTTTATAGCTTGCAAAGCTCTTTTCTCTGAGTCTCTTATTTCTTGGAATGAATTCTTTCTCCCTcatctcattttcctcccttATCTCCTTTCTAAAGTGCCTGAGAGTTGTGGCAATGGAGGTACTTGTGttaggaaaggggagggaatgagcatttattaagggcctactatgcgCCAGTCACAGTGCATCTCAagtgagataatacttgtaaataaTAGTCTCCTtggaagatctttttttttttttttttttttttttaacatggcagTTTGGTGGCACAGAGGATGCCTGCAGCCAAAGTgaaaatccagccttagacacttactgctTCAGGcttcttagctgtaaaatgggagtaataatataaaatgagtcaaatgagatatttgtaaagcattttgcataatGTCTTGCACATAGcagggctatataaatgctgactattatcattatcatctcaTAGGGATagtgtaagaatcaaataagatgttTGTAAAGAGTTTAGCACAGTTCTGGATGCATAGTAATCCTATATGGATGTTAACTAGTAGTAGTATCAATAgtaaatagtagtaatagtagtagtattagtattatctcacagggttattatgaagatcaaattagatatttaaaaagatttaGTATAATACTTgccacatagtaaacactatataaattattatggTTGTTGCTGATGATAAGGATGTTGTGTAGGGTTATTATTGatgtaatatttgtaatgtaataTTGTAATTTGTAATGTTTAGCATTTAGTAAATATGTAAATTCtaggtagtagtagtggtaggtACAAGAagtataatagtagtagtagtagtagtagttcacagatttttttgtgaggatcaaatgacttaatatttgtaaagtgcttactacagtacctggcacatagtaatgctatgtaaatgttagtttatagtggtaggagtaggagtaggagtaggagtagtacAGGTAATactaatagtataataataataataatagtattacaGGTAACTACTAATAGTAGTTCACAGgttttttgtgagaatcaaatgatttactatttgtaaagtacctagCACCAGTACCTGGTACCTAgtaaatgttatgtaaatgttagatAATAGTGGTAGTAGGAGTGGTAGTATGTAGTGCTAGTAATGGTGGTAGTGCAACATAGTAAAtgctgcagcagcagcaataatagtGTTAGTAGTCCTAGTTATTATCTCACGGGTTGTTGTGagctcaaataagaaaatatttataaaacatttaacatagtgtctggcacaaaatAGGGTCTGAATATCCTCATTCCCTTCCCCGTATATTTGTGACCCGAACCCACCACCATAATTGATGGGGACACATGAAACCTTCGTTATACCTGACACCCTGGTGTGGGTGTGGGCACCGTGCCCAAAATCTAAGGCCCCATCTTCCATATTTACTGGTCAGCATGTGGGGTTCTGTTGCTCATAGACATTCCACAGAAACAGCCAACTCCTATATTAACCATTTGCTCTGTAGAAGTTTAATGCAGAAACATTTGttggaaacaatgaaaaagaacagATCTTTAACAAACAAATGATGGTAGCAGCAGGTCAAAATCCCAGGCTTTGACTGGATCAGCCACAttttccccacctccccccaGGGAGAGGTGGGCTGGAGGGAACGGGCAAGGTAGGGCAGAGCCGTGTCCACGTTTCAACTTCATCCCCGTTTTAGGAATTACAAAAATATGTTTCTCCCAAGGGGTGAGGGAGCAGAGGTGCtcatgagaaaacagaagcatatCAAGCTGAACCATGGTGGCACCTGCTAGCTCAGGGAGCTGAGAAGTTGACCCAGACCCCCCTCAAGGGTCTGCAGGATGACTGGAGCCATGGGGACGAAGGAATCCCGATTCCCTGCAGTTGGTCTGGGGCTGGAGACATGCTGTGTGTGGGAACACTCGGACACCTGAGGAGGCCAAACAGAAAATTAACAGTCTTTCTGAGCTTTCATAGAGTTTAGAATGGGAAGGGACCAAcccccacattttacagaaaaagaaactgagatctagaaggTAAAAAAATTTACCCAAGATTATATAGTCGGGAAGGAGCGGGACCCAGATTTAAAATCTAGATCTGGCACCTGAATTggcactttttttctttaaaattgttttatttttcccccaattacatgtaaaaatagttgccaacattcatttttgtaagatttggggttccaaatttttcttcctcctttcccttttcccctccccaagacaacaagcaatctgatataaattatacatttacgatcattttaaacataattccatattaatcatattgtgaaagaaaaatcagaacaaagggggaaaaaacacaagaaaggaaaaaaaaatgaaaaaaaatatgtttagggtccatagtcctctctctggatgtgaatagcattttccatcccaagtctgttggaattgtcttggatcactaagAAGAGCTAAGGCTCTTATAGTTGCTACTCTGGTACTCTTAGCAGTACCATGCAGCTACTTCCATGTTATGTTCTTGGTTTGTGCTTCCTGTAACAGGTCACAGGAAGCCTGGGAAAACAAAACATGTAGGTATGGAGAGTGTAAGAAGGCTTACCTTAACCTGTTTATATGTCTTTGGCTCCATTCCTATGCTCCCTGAGCACATTGTTGTCAGGGCCATCCTTCTAAATTagtatagtatgtgtgtgtgcgtgtatagTTGTATATATGGAGGGATATCACCTCATTGTCCTCTTTCcactattaaaaatgaattcctttgggctaattatttcctttttccctccagaCTTCTTTAAAATGCTAACACATGAGGtcacataattttgattaaattaactTATTAGTTTATTATCTTCTTTAATAAGGACAGGGCCAGGGTAATTGAAGATAAACTTTGCCTATTTCAAAATACTACCCAGGGCTCCTGATGTTCCTTGGCCCTGGCCTTTCAGCACTCCTAATTGTTTAGACCCTACCACCTTAATTAATTCCATCTCTTCCCAAAAATCCTTCCTGAATCCTTACTCTCCAATCCTAGTCACTCTGATGGAGACAGGACTCTTAGCATCTGTGTTTTGAAGAATTAGTGTTTAGTCTTATGACATATCTGATAAAGAGAAACTACTTGTAGAAAATGTGTGTTCAGTTTTAATTTAATCAATGTTTAGGCTGTATAATCCATGTTGATCTTAAATCATAAGtacttcagaaaaaaagagattaatagtAGTGGAAGAGAGGTAAGGGTTCAGTGGTTGGGTAGTAAGCCAACCAGTTAATGATTTCAACaagaatgagactttttttttattttttagaaacccAGGCAGTCAAAGCAAGTTGATGATTCCAGTGAGAAATGGTGAACTGAGAGTAGGACTGTCCTGAACATAGTGGCTTCAAGGGTAAGGGTGCTTGACCTGTGGTCATAAGTTTGttttctcaaaaaataatttgataactgaatctcaatataattgatttcctctgtaatcctatgtattttatttattctaattttgttcattaaaaaaaccccactatTAATCTGAGAAAGAGTATATAAGCACCAAAGGGATctataacaacaaaaaggggGTTATAGGGGAATAGTGTGGGGTAAGGATAGGAAATAATCACAGCAGCTGCAAGTCGGTATATTCTGGACTTTCAAGGATATTtcctctgtttttctccttttgtggCTTTTGTAGATTTATATGGAAATAGCATATATCTGGTAGGTGATAGGACCTTGGAAATTCTCTAGTCCAATCTCCCACCTGGCACATGGATGCTGAAGGGTTGTTTGCAGGTTGTGTTGGAGTCAGCTTGAACTGGCTTGGAAAAATCAATCGTCAAATTTTcaaatcagcaaatactacaaTTCAGctcttgatttcttattttgCTAATTGTctggatttaagaaagtgatggggtaTCATTGCCTGGTGGTTGATGCTTTTCCAGGCCTGAGCTAAACCACAGATGAAGGATGGGGACTGGGCAATGTATGGGCAAAAGGAACCATTTTGTTTGGAAGGATATATGAGGTATGTTTGTGATGACCACTTCTATTTATGAAAGAAACACATAGGCTTGAGTATAGCTACAGTAATGCAAGGCAAAAGTTGCCAGCTCTACCCTAATTCTTCAGAGTTGCTAAGTTCAAGGTTATTTGCAAAACTTGGGTTCTAGTTACCCTTGGAAAggaattaatttgttttaatctAAATACCAAATAaaccttgaatttttttctcaggtgaataaaattgttaaaaagaaagattttaacagtaaggatttttatttacttatttttttgctttgctgGCTAGGTAAGATTGTGGGCCTGAGTAACAAAAGAGCTGAAATAGACCCCAGTAATAAACAAACTCACAAAAGAATAATAAACATTCCCTTAGAGTAAGACGACTCAGGAGCTAAAGCAGACATATTGGGGAAGAAGTCCCGAAGAAAAAGACTCCAGAAATTCAGCAAAGGTTTTCTCACTAAAGGTTTCTCTTAGGAACACTGAAGGGGCAAAATGAACTTAGAGAGTTTTGCTCTGCACTCTTAGAATTATACTGCTCTATCTGTCCATTATACTTAAtgttttgatctttataacatcTTTGAAGTtatgtaatgtatatattatcatctacattttacagatgagaaaacagatgcATTAAGGTTAGATGTTATGCtaaagatcatacaactagtaaatagaactaaaaaataagtattttgaactattaaaaatttttttttaattcttgctcCAGTATTCTTGCCATTAAGCTAGTCTGTCTTTTATTCTTTTGGCATGTATTTAAAAACTAGATGTCACTAAATTTTCTATCTGTGAAATCAGCATAGGAATAGGAAGTTTCTGAAGTCCATTCTATGATTTTAGAATAAACTATTTGTTTGCAGAATGTGTGTCTATAACCAAGCTTATGTTATAGAAAAATTTCACTCTATCTGGATAGAAATACCCCTTAGGGGGAAAGGACAGTTAAGAAGATGATAAGGTTGTCAAGTCTGAAACATTGAgtccctgactcagtttccccagatTTCCTCTATAGAAAAAGCcaggatatttttttctctctctggattttaTCCACGTTTCCCTATTTGAGCTAGTATTTTATATTAGTGCATATTTATGAGTGTCCTGTTCATATGTGTTTGTGATGTAGGAATTTTCATTGAGAGTTTGGGGGAAGTGTGTGCCAATGAACATTTAGTAGGTGGACCATGGGCTATTTGGGTATGGTTTTCAAACATGAACTTTAAAACACTACTAAAGATTTTGTATTGCATTAGGTTCAAGGTtcaatttcttgaatttttgATCCATCCAGtttgcattttagaaaaaaacacaattaaaaattgGGATCAACTTGAGCTTAGATTTTTCTCTGTATGAAGTACATCATGAAATAATTCTACTTTGCTTAGGAAAAGGTCTTTTGCTTCAAACTCAGTTTATTGAATAATATTATGTATCATGGTGCTCTCAGGCTCCAGGTTTGGGGCACTTCATGTTGTGAAAGCAGAGTAAAATGCTCCCTTGTTCACCTTtggcaaatatttaaagaaatattttaaagaaaacatttaacaGTTTCCTAGTCCAAAGCTTTGGGGCTAATCTGACAAAGAATTGATTGGTTTTTCTGTATCAATTCTGAAACAATATACTGCTCCCATCTCTTTGATCAGCTGAGGAAGGACTCATCCCATGAAGTAATTAAGGCAGTTACCAGAGAAGTGCAAGGGACTCCTGACTGATCTACCTTGAACAATTAGAGTAATGATCTACCTAGGAGAAAGCAGAATTCTCTTTGATTACTTCAGTTAATGAAAGTTAGGTTGATATTGACCAGCTGGAAAGGAGAATCTTTGAAGAGAGTAGACAGATTGAATGCtctcaggaaaatgatttttcaagGATGGACTGAAGGTTAAGAAACTGTTGTTCTCTCTAACAAAGCAAACTTTGGGCCTTTACTCTCAACTGAAATATTGCTTGTTCACGTATTCtacaaaatatgattttaaagtaACTAGTGGAAGGAGATATCCAAGAGGATGAAGAAACACTGTCAGTCTGgacatttttctctgaatttagaATAATCATACATTCATGAAAATTCTTTCTGTTGGACTTATGCCTATAAGGAAGAGTAGggtgttaatattttttctttgacaacatCTCCTAAAGGAAAATGAAGGAGGTACACCATCTCCCCACTCCCAAATCCCTGGGAAATTGGGTTCCTCAAAATCCAGAGTGACAGTGAGCCAGGACATAGTCATAGTGCTTATTGCTTCCTGATAATGTGAGTTAAACTGCATTCAATTAAAGAAGAGGAAGTTAGATTGGAGCACAGAAATCGACCTGAAGCTGCAGGCCTTTCAATAAagctccaatttttttaaaaaaaggattgatCACGGAGGAGATTTGAAAGATTTGCTGAACAATGGCCTTAGGCATTGTACAAACAAATTATACTGTGAACTTTTGcttagggaaaaaatagaactttTGTCCTTTAATGATATCAAGGATCCTCTGGAATGACTCCAAGAGAGAGAATGCACAGGTAAATTCAGAGGGTCAAGAATTAGTCATACAGtttacttggaaaaaaataaacaacctgGCACTAGTCTCAGTACAATTTACTACATAAGTTTGTATTTAGAAATGTGATTATGTGCCAATAAGCATGTTCTGAGGTAAATAGCTATGTAGCTTCTCCCCAGATACAGATAGCTAAGCTTATGGAGCCAATAAAAGCAAATACATAAGGTGACATTTAGAAAGAGAGGGTTATTGTCAAATCACATGTCAAGTTACTTTTGATTTGCAACCATTAGAATGAGCAAAACAAAAAGTGAGACATTATTGTCAAATCACATGTCAAGTTACTTTTGATTTGCAACCATCAGAATGAGCAAAACAAAAAGTGAGACATTTAGATTTTGAGAATCTTGGTCTAAAGCCTTTGAATTATAGTAGAATTACTTTCCCATGTAAACAggacttttcttaatttttttaattaaaaattttttttgattaaaaacattttttatgacAACATTGAATGTCCCTAAAGAGTTTTTCAAATTTTGTGCAGGGCTGATCTGGACCCTTGAAATTAGACATATAAATATGCAACTGGATAGAATTCCACATAGGAATGGCAATACATGCACTTGTATTGGTTGAATGTTAGATTATCAAGGGGAAAATAGCTATGCATTTTGTAAATAATCCTAAAATTGTATTGGGCTGTGAAAGCTGGCTATGTATAGTTTCAatcagaaataatattttcaaattgatCTCTTTGTCTATCTAATAAGCTCATATATAGTTAGGGCACACATGGATGAGAATGGGTCAAGAGGAAGAGAACAAGGAAGAGGCTTAGGAAGAAGCCGGGAATTAGGGTGTAGAGGCAAGTGGAGAAAAGCACAACTGGGAACTAAAAAGCTCAAAAATCGACCAAACACATCTCTGAAACTGAAACTGAACATTCATCCTCAAAGCCCACTTTAGTGACCTGTTATCAGAAACACGCAAGACAGCCTGCATCTAGAAGTTAATCCAAACCTGTGAAGTGGCactttggaggaagaaaaaaaaaaacagctctgaGTACTGGTCCTGGAATGAGAGGTCTGATGGTTTCCATGGAGACCAGTATCCTTGAGAGATTAGGGGTAAGGAGGGGAGGATCCCAGGCTACAGAGCTGCAGGTGGTCTTTGAGGAGAAAGTCGTACAAAACATTAACACAGTCACCAGACCCCTCGGGGGAAAATCAGGGGGAGTTCCAGCTAATGGCTCCTCAGAGATAGAGTCTCCAAGGGAAAGGTGAGCCAAATGGTAACTATGGTAACTTGATATGGAGAATTGATTCACTCTTAACAGTCCCCATAGTAACTTAACTCCTGGAGAGAAACAGGAATGAGTTTACCTAACAGAGTACCATTATCTCCATAGTAACCAGGCTTCGAGTGGCAGGGGTAGGTAAACTCAAGGGGGAGAACCAAAAACTTGGATTCCTGAAAGGGCCTTCCCGCTATCCCTGTGGCCGCCAGGTTCCGGCAAAGGCGAGGCCGATGGTTGGCTCTGCCGGGCCCGGGGGATGGCGGGAGGAGGGGGGATGGCGGGAGGAGGGGGGATGGCGAGATGGCGGGAGGAGGGGGATGGCGGGAGGAGGGGGGATGGCGGGAGGACGAGGGGGGATGGCGCGCGAGTTGGATGAGTGAGGCcgtccccctcccacccccccccagGGGACTCACTCATGGATTGAAGTGGACAGTGCAGCCGGGAGCGCGCCCCTCGGGCCTACACGCTGAGGTTCTGGCGCAGGGCGCGGCCCGGAGCCAGGCCCTGGCGCTGGCGCTCGCTGGCGTGCATGCTCATGACCAGGTACTGCCGCATGAACTCGCTGAAGCGCTTCTGGTTGGCCAGCTTCCGGGCAGACTTGCGGGCCCCCGTGAAGCCCCCGAAGCGCTTCTGCAGCTTCTTCTGCATCTCCTCCCCCGCCTCCCCCAGGCTTTCTGCCGCCTCTGGCTCCGGGCCGCGGAACAGGCTCCTGATGCGGGACACGCGGTTCTTGGCCTCGGCCGGGCCGTGGGACGCGGGCGCCTCCGCGGCCTCCATCCCTCGGGGCTGGTAGGAGGCCGCCGCGGCCTTGGCCTTGCTGGCCGGACCCAGGGGCCCGGGCCCCCTGTTCACGGCCTTGGTGCAGGGGCCCCAGAAAGCGCCGAGCAGGTCTCGCCCTTCACAGTCGGAGATGCAGGCCTgtgggagaggggggagaaaaggcACTCGGGTCAGCCAGGGCACGCGGGGCCGGGACAAGCCCCGCTTCCTCACCGCAGATTTCGTGGCCCGCGTTTCCTACCCGAGTTCTGTGGGCCGGAGGCCTGCAACCCTGCAACTGGCTTCTTACCCTTTCTGCGGGTCAGAGCCTATCTTCTGAACATTGCTTTTTAAAGCACGAGACAAAATACGCGTTATTACTAAAGAACCAATTTTACCGGAATGAAGATGTATTTTTCCCCAACCAAATCCATGGACCACCTGAATTCTCAGGTTATGAATCCCTACACCAGAGGGTTAAGCTGAAAGGGTAATGCACTATGATCATCCCGTTCTTGTAAATAGAGCTGGACGTATTTGGGGGACGGCCGATTGATTTTAAAGACTGTAGAccgttatctttttttttcctgagacattcgggggttaagtgacttgcccagggtcccacagccaggaaatgttgtgtctgaggtgggatttaaactcaggtcctcctgacttcagggctggtgctctatcccctgcgccacctagctgccctatcttttattaactttatatatatatatatatatatatatatatatatatatatatatatatacatgatattattgttatatattataattatttacatatatatttgttattatttttatatttttatccatacatttttatttattatttatttatttatgtatttttatatttattatatataatatattataatttattaatttaataaatattttattaattattattaaattattaaaattaaaaagataacgTTATCTTTTAACCCATAATTCCATTGCTTAGAATATACCCTAGAAGCAATAGTAATattaacaactcacatttataaaacactttacatgtattatcttgcttgattctcacaacaacctggtaAAGTAGGTATTACgaatatttccattttccagatgaggaaactgaggctgagaaatgttaactgacttgcctagagACATAtggctactaagtgtctaaggattCAAACTTgggttttcttaattttaaatctgACTCTATCCACTACGCTCTCTTGCTTTCTCATAGCAAGTAAGTAAGATATAAAACCAAAACCAAGGCAGCTATCTGTACAATGATTTTCGTAgcagcatattttattttatatgcacacacatacatagatagataacAGGCATTCATGTGGAGGccgttaagtggcacagtggatagagtgctggtcctagagtcaggaagaactgaattcaaattcagcctcagatacttaactaccaagtcacttaaacctatttgccttAGCTGTTTTTgagccatgtctgactctctgtgaccccatttgggattttcttggcaaagaccctggagagattggtcatttccttctccagctcattttacagatgaggaaactgaggcaaacaggattaagtgacatccaggatcacacagtaggaagggtctgaggctacatttgaattcccaaaggtgagtcttcctgacttcatgtctGGGACTCTGATCCACAGAGCCAGCTTATTGTTCTAAATGTAACTATCTCTAATGAATGTTAATTATaaccatataaaataaaaagcaaataagaata harbors:
- the PNOC gene encoding prepronociceptin, whose protein sequence is MRTLFYDLLLLGLFSNVFSDCQKDCLTCREKLHPSRDSFNVDACISDCEGRDLLGAFWGPCTKAVNRGPGPLGPASKAKAAAASYQPRGMEAAEAPASHGPAEAKNRVSRIRSLFRGPEPEAAESLGEAGEEMQKKLQKRFGGFTGARKSARKLANQKRFSEFMRQYLVMSMHASERQRQGLAPGRALRQNLSV